TCCATGTCCGCAGGCTCTATGGACATGGGCCATATGTCGGCCACCACCACCGGCACCTCCTCGCCCGGCATGCTCACCGCCCACCTCCTCGCCGCCCTCCTCTGCGGCCTGTGGCTGGCGCACGGCGAGCGTGCCACGTTCCGCGTCCTGCGGGCCGTGGCCGGACGGCTGACCGCTCCGCTACGACTGCTGCTCGCACTCCCCGCCCCGCCGCACCGTCCGCGTCTCCGTCCGCGCCGCCCCCGTTCCGAGCGGGCGCCGCGGCTGCTCCTTCTCGTCCACGCGATCACCTCTCGGGGTCCGCCCCTGGGGACCGCTGTCGTCTGACGGCAGCCGGCACCCCGGGACCGCTCCTACGCGCCCCGGGCCTCGGCCGTACCCCCGTGCCCCGCCTCTTCCGGGCGCCGCGGGACGGCCGATCCCCTTTCACGGTGACCGAGAAGGACCTCAGGTGATCACTCCCACCCTGCCCGCCTCGCCCGACGTGACGGAGTCGAGCGACGAGTCGCTGACCAACTGGGCGCTGGCCGCCCGCCACGGCGACCCCGCGGCCGTCGACCGTCTCGTGCGCGCGCTGCACCGCGACGTCCTGCGCTACGTCTCCCACCTCTGCGCCGACCCCCAGGCGGTCGACGACCTCGCACAGGACACGTTCCTGCGGGCGCTCGGCAGCCTGCACCGCTTCGAGGGCCGCTCCTCGGCCCGCACCTGGCTGCTGTCCATCGCCCGCCGCGCGGTGATCGACAGCTACCGCCGCGCCGCCGTCCGCCCCCGCCTGTCGGACGTCCAGGACTGGCAGCTCGCCGTGGAACTGGCCCAGCCCCGGGGCCTGCCGGGCTTCGACGACGGGGTGGCGCTCCTGGACCTCCTCGCCGTCCTGCCGGACGAACGCCGTGAGGCGTTCCTCCTCACCCAACTCCTCGGCCTGCCCTACGAGGAGGCGGCGGAACTCAGCAACTGCCCTGTGGGCACGGTCCGTTCGAGGGTGTCCCGAGCCCGGGCGACCCTCCTGGACCTGCTGGCGGACGGGGGCGCCCCCGACCCCCTTTAGACCAACTCCCTCCAGACCGGCGTCAGGTGGCGGCGCGATCGGGGAACAGCGCGTTCAGCGCCTCTCGTTGCTCGCGCCCCACGAACTGGGTGAGCCCGCGCCTGACCGTCTCGGCGAGTGACTCGGAGGCCTCGCGCAGGAGCTGGCTCGCCTTGTCCGTGAGGGCGACCTCGATGCCGCGCTTGTCGCCGCAGACGGACTTGCGGGTGACCAGGCCCGCGTGCTGGAGACACGCGATCTGATACGTCAGGCGGGTCTTGGGCCGGCCCAGCAGCTCCGCGATCCGGGTCATCCGCAGCCCCTCCTTGGGCTGCTCGGCCAGCAGGCACAGCACCAGGAACTCGTCGTGCGAGACGTCGAGGTTCCCCTTCACGACCGAGCGCAGTTCCTGTTCCACCGCCCCCGTCGCCGCCAGCAGCAGCATCCAGGCGCGCAGCTCGGGCGGGAGCAGCCCGTCGCCCCGCAGGGACGGACATTCGGGCTGGTCGGCGGGGCGCTCTACGGGGTCGGCCATGGGTCG
The nucleotide sequence above comes from Streptomyces sp. N50. Encoded proteins:
- a CDS encoding sigma-70 family RNA polymerase sigma factor, whose translation is MITPTLPASPDVTESSDESLTNWALAARHGDPAAVDRLVRALHRDVLRYVSHLCADPQAVDDLAQDTFLRALGSLHRFEGRSSARTWLLSIARRAVIDSYRRAAVRPRLSDVQDWQLAVELAQPRGLPGFDDGVALLDLLAVLPDERREAFLLTQLLGLPYEEAAELSNCPVGTVRSRVSRARATLLDLLADGGAPDPL
- a CDS encoding MarR family winged helix-turn-helix transcriptional regulator produces the protein MADPVERPADQPECPSLRGDGLLPPELRAWMLLLAATGAVEQELRSVVKGNLDVSHDEFLVLCLLAEQPKEGLRMTRIAELLGRPKTRLTYQIACLQHAGLVTRKSVCGDKRGIEVALTDKASQLLREASESLAETVRRGLTQFVGREQREALNALFPDRAAT